The sequence TGACCCCGGAGATGCTCGGCGAGTTCCTGTCGTCCCTCGGCGGGTTGGGTGAAAACTACGGGTCCGCCGAGCCCGCCGTGTTCGAGACGGAGGAGGACGCGGAGGTCGAGGTCCCCACGGGCGCGTTCACCTGCACAAAAATCTCCTCCGAGTCGGGCGACGTCTGGTACGCCGACGAGGTGCCGCTCTTCGGCGTCGCCCGGGTCTCCATCCCCGACGAGAGTGGTAAGGCCGACGTGGTCATCGAGCTGACCGACTACGGCTCCTCCGGGGCGACGGACGCCCTGGACGGCTGGCCCGAGCCTCTGCCCCTCGAGAGTTTCATGAGCCAACTAATTTCCGGGCAGCCGTACGAGACCTACACCGACCAGGACGCCCTGGCCAACAAGAAGCCGAGGTGACAGCGAATCCCATGGGCAAGCCGCTGGAAACGGACTTCATGCTGGACGGGATAGCCCGCCTGCGCCGGGAGCGCGGGGCGGTCATCCTGGCCCACAACTACCAGCTCCCCGAGGTACAGGCGGCGGCCGACCTGACCGGCGATTCACTCGGCCTGGCGCGCCACGCCGCCGGGACCGACGCCAAGGTCATCGTGCTATGCGGCGTGGAGTTCATGGCCGAGACGGCGGCCATCCTCTGCCCGGAAAAGCGGGTGCTCCTGCCCGAGCTCCGCGCCGGCTGCCCCATGGCCGAGATGATTAC comes from bacterium and encodes:
- the nadA gene encoding quinolinate synthase NadA, whose protein sequence is MGKPLETDFMLDGIARLRRERGAVILAHNYQLPEVQAAADLTGDSLGLARHAAGTDAKVIVLCGVEFMAETAAILCPEKRVLLPELRAGCPMAEMIT